The Gemmata palustris genome includes a region encoding these proteins:
- a CDS encoding DUF1559 domain-containing protein: MPRCYLPHPVPRARRGFTLIELLVVIAIIAILIGLLLPAVQKVREAAARMSCQNNLKQIGLSAHSYESAYGYFPASKRTTLPQRSWAPDLLPHLEQANAVSGAYYNLNENWWRTTGEAAPNVGVTIPNGTTAQTFFKVFNCPATPNQPRLQNKLESAAVQSKIGSTTDYFAVEGASAALYSELGLTASDGRGVLRDIVEGTTRITTIGDGTSNTVLFAECAGREDVYRSGKLVAKAQTDKNAASCARARGGAWATNDNPYEIGQRLEWCNNGNSAAGPNTGLAMKINSSNEWGFLFYSFHTGGANVCMADGSVRMVRDSAPATALLALVTRNGGEVSAND; the protein is encoded by the coding sequence ATGCCCCGCTGCTATTTGCCGCACCCGGTACCGCGTGCCCGCCGCGGATTCACGCTGATCGAGTTGCTAGTCGTGATCGCGATCATTGCGATCCTCATTGGGCTTTTGCTCCCCGCCGTCCAGAAAGTGCGCGAAGCCGCCGCTCGCATGAGCTGCCAGAACAACCTCAAGCAAATCGGCCTGTCCGCGCACAGTTACGAGAGCGCCTACGGCTATTTCCCCGCGTCGAAGCGGACGACGCTCCCGCAACGGAGCTGGGCACCCGACCTGCTCCCGCACCTCGAACAGGCGAACGCTGTGTCCGGCGCGTACTACAACCTGAACGAGAACTGGTGGCGCACCACGGGGGAGGCCGCCCCGAACGTTGGTGTTACCATTCCCAACGGCACCACGGCCCAGACGTTCTTCAAGGTGTTCAACTGCCCGGCCACGCCGAACCAACCGCGCCTCCAGAACAAGCTCGAATCCGCCGCCGTTCAGAGCAAAATCGGCTCGACGACGGACTACTTCGCCGTCGAGGGGGCCAGCGCCGCCCTGTACTCCGAACTCGGGCTAACCGCGAGCGACGGGCGCGGCGTGCTGCGTGACATCGTGGAGGGCACCACGCGGATCACGACGATCGGCGACGGCACCTCGAACACCGTCCTGTTCGCCGAGTGCGCCGGGCGCGAGGACGTGTACCGCTCGGGCAAACTCGTCGCCAAGGCACAAACGGACAAGAACGCCGCGTCTTGTGCGCGCGCCCGCGGCGGCGCGTGGGCGACGAACGACAACCCTTACGAAATCGGCCAGCGGCTCGAGTGGTGCAACAACGGTAACTCGGCCGCCGGCCCGAACACGGGGCTGGCGATGAAGATCAACAGCTCGAACGAGTGGGGCTTCCTCTTCTACAGTTTCCACACCGGCGGCGCGAACGTGTGCATGGCCGACGGGAGCGTCCGCATGGTGCGCGACAGTGCCCCCGCGACCGCGCTACTCGCTTTGGTGACACGCAACGGCGGCGAGGTGAGCGCCAACGACTGA
- a CDS encoding MBL fold metallo-hydrolase, producing the protein MVQRKYLFPGVIELNLQAGQSFGVNLYLIDGGTEWALIDVGLDDTLGEVIELIRKLDFPLSKCKMLIATHADADHVQALAAARDRLKAKTGAHPRAAVALEAGDTVQTFARITAQNIDMPMPPCKIDVKLTEGDEIKVGKLKLKVWHTPGHTPGQLSFRLGNLLFSGDNIYKDGCVGAIDAHHGSHLPSFISSLARIRDDDAEFLLPSHGPVFRKDPAILQNAIDRLTKYQHMADFGTCTVSWPLEEEWKRDILAGKMPEL; encoded by the coding sequence ATGGTTCAGCGGAAGTACCTCTTTCCCGGCGTGATCGAGTTGAATCTCCAGGCGGGCCAGTCGTTCGGGGTGAACCTCTACCTCATCGACGGCGGCACCGAATGGGCGCTCATCGACGTCGGGCTGGACGATACGCTCGGCGAGGTGATCGAGCTGATCCGCAAGCTCGATTTCCCGCTCTCGAAGTGCAAGATGCTCATCGCCACGCACGCGGACGCGGACCACGTGCAGGCGCTCGCCGCGGCGCGCGACCGGCTGAAGGCGAAGACCGGCGCGCACCCGCGCGCCGCGGTCGCGCTCGAGGCCGGCGACACCGTGCAGACGTTCGCGCGGATCACGGCGCAGAACATCGACATGCCGATGCCGCCGTGCAAGATCGACGTGAAGTTGACCGAGGGCGACGAGATCAAGGTCGGTAAACTGAAACTGAAGGTCTGGCACACGCCCGGGCACACGCCCGGGCAGCTCAGTTTCAGGCTCGGGAACCTGCTGTTCAGTGGGGACAATATCTACAAGGACGGCTGCGTGGGCGCGATCGACGCCCACCACGGCTCGCACTTACCGAGCTTCATTTCGTCGCTCGCGCGCATCCGCGACGATGACGCGGAGTTCCTCCTTCCCAGTCACGGCCCGGTATTTCGCAAAGACCCCGCGATTCTCCAAAATGCCATCGACCGGCTGACGAAGTATCAGCACATGGCCGACTTCGGCACCTGCACCGTTTCGTGGCCGCTCGAGGAAGAGTGGAAGCGGGACATCCTCGCGGGGAAGATGCCGGAGCTGTGA
- a CDS encoding head GIN domain-containing protein, giving the protein MIRWAIKHSLYVAALGFGGMVAWAVSRPTVEGSGNSVTEERSIGPVSEVTLSGVGDVVIKQGDVASLRVTADDNILPLLVSESNGNKLRLSTRSSSMRPKTKIAYVVTVPQLDALTVSGAGNVTVEKLTGDDLKVKLSGAGTATLREVTYKELALDLSGAGKATATGTATRTTFKLSGAGKIDATGLQAVSADVRVSGAGHANVWAARELKANVSGAGGVKYKGTPQLEQKVSGAGSVRPLE; this is encoded by the coding sequence ATGATTCGCTGGGCGATCAAACACTCGTTGTACGTGGCCGCGCTGGGGTTCGGTGGGATGGTCGCCTGGGCGGTCTCCCGCCCCACTGTCGAGGGCTCCGGTAACTCGGTCACCGAAGAGCGCTCGATCGGTCCCGTATCCGAGGTCACGCTCTCGGGCGTCGGCGACGTGGTCATCAAACAGGGCGACGTGGCCTCGCTGCGGGTCACCGCGGACGACAACATTTTGCCGCTGCTCGTGTCCGAGTCGAACGGTAACAAGCTCCGCCTCTCGACGCGCTCCTCTTCGATGCGCCCCAAGACGAAGATCGCGTATGTGGTTACGGTCCCGCAACTGGATGCGCTCACTGTTTCCGGTGCGGGGAACGTGACGGTCGAGAAACTGACCGGCGACGACCTGAAGGTGAAGCTCTCCGGGGCCGGTACCGCGACGCTCCGCGAAGTGACTTACAAGGAACTCGCGCTCGATCTGAGTGGCGCCGGGAAAGCGACCGCGACCGGCACCGCGACGCGGACCACGTTCAAACTCTCCGGGGCGGGCAAGATCGACGCCACAGGGTTGCAGGCCGTGTCCGCCGACGTGCGCGTCTCCGGTGCGGGACACGCCAATGTGTGGGCGGCACGCGAACTGAAGGCCAACGTTTCGGGCGCGGGTGGAGTCAAGTACAAGGGCACCCCGCAGCTCGAACAGAAGGTGAGCGGGGCCGGGAGCGTCCGCCCCCTGGAATAA
- a CDS encoding DUF933 domain-containing protein produces the protein MKMGLVGFAGTGKSTVFEWLTGEKPDPSKVQQGQTAMADVPDERLAKIASVLKPKKTTYTKVAVLDTPGLMIGEQKDNARRLGVIREANGIVIVLDGFSRTDFADQLKKFREELLFADLEVVSNRVPKVVAGLKKAKPAKEREADEAELALLQRVVAAFEAGTPASAIGLTADEDKALRSFQLLTLKPEIAFVNRGDSGFNDPLPADLLALEPHTVQAPVKLENELLALGDEDRATFMADLGVTEFRRGTTIRVMFYGVGREAFFTVGEDECRTWSIPKGCEAVEAAGCIHKDLSEKFVRVNVIGYDDFVACHYSEKEAKTKGLNRTEGKTYVVKDADILHILASS, from the coding sequence ATGAAGATGGGCTTGGTCGGGTTCGCGGGGACCGGCAAGAGCACGGTATTCGAGTGGCTGACCGGCGAGAAACCGGACCCGTCGAAGGTGCAGCAGGGGCAGACGGCGATGGCCGACGTCCCCGACGAGCGGCTCGCCAAAATCGCGTCGGTTCTCAAACCGAAGAAGACCACCTATACGAAGGTCGCGGTGCTCGACACGCCGGGCCTGATGATCGGCGAGCAGAAGGACAACGCGCGCCGGCTCGGGGTCATCCGCGAAGCGAACGGCATAGTCATCGTGCTCGACGGGTTCTCGCGCACTGATTTCGCGGACCAGCTCAAAAAGTTCCGCGAGGAACTGCTGTTCGCGGACCTCGAAGTGGTGTCGAACCGCGTGCCGAAGGTCGTGGCGGGATTGAAGAAGGCCAAGCCCGCAAAGGAACGCGAAGCGGACGAGGCCGAACTCGCCCTCCTCCAGCGGGTCGTCGCCGCGTTCGAGGCCGGAACGCCCGCGTCGGCGATCGGGCTCACCGCGGACGAAGACAAGGCGCTGCGCAGTTTCCAGTTGCTCACACTCAAGCCCGAAATCGCGTTCGTGAACCGCGGCGACAGCGGGTTCAACGATCCGCTGCCCGCGGACCTGTTGGCACTCGAACCGCACACGGTGCAAGCCCCGGTGAAGTTGGAGAACGAGCTCCTCGCGCTCGGCGACGAGGACCGGGCGACGTTCATGGCCGACTTAGGTGTAACGGAATTTCGCCGCGGTACGACCATTCGCGTGATGTTCTACGGCGTGGGTCGCGAGGCGTTCTTCACGGTGGGCGAGGACGAGTGCCGCACGTGGTCGATCCCGAAGGGGTGCGAAGCGGTGGAAGCCGCGGGGTGCATTCACAAAGACCTGAGTGAGAAATTCGTTCGCGTGAACGTGATCGGGTACGACGACTTCGTCGCGTGCCACTACTCGGAAAAAGAAGCCAAGACGAAGGGCCTGAACCGCACCGAGGGCAAGACCTACGTCGTGAAGGACGCCGATATCCTGCACATCCTTGCGAGTAGCTGA
- a CDS encoding tetratricopeptide repeat protein, with protein MVTAGVRRAVLVIAAVGFAGLIGSQARGDEEKKDKNPLREELLKLNSVTGEDAQKDKLVALAKDKDKAKKLVTEAGKMLKEAKGKENPFNFNGAIMVARLAHFNKQFDIAEPFYEYLVDSATKLKSGSKMVQAYEGLIDMYWDNKKYALVTETCQKFVDDMGPDEYEQAKPFILERLAQSTAKEGKFDDALRLADLLIEADKGGWYFLQLKGWVLREQGKLPAAIETYTESLDKIDANKVLKADVKDRFKDRTRYILTGLYVDNKDVEKAAKNLQTLIKRNPDNATYKNDLGFIWADNDLNFEESEKLIKDAIDLDKKEKEKLKKDGKLDEVKPNAAYLDSLGWVLFKQKKYTEALVPLKEAAADDEDGSHLEIWDHLADCHLALGQKKEAVAAWEKALKHEDLSKRDGERRRKVSEKLKKARAE; from the coding sequence ATGGTTACGGCGGGAGTGCGACGGGCAGTTCTGGTCATCGCCGCGGTCGGGTTCGCGGGCCTGATCGGTTCGCAGGCGCGCGGGGACGAAGAGAAGAAGGACAAGAACCCGCTGCGCGAGGAGCTACTCAAGCTCAACTCCGTCACCGGCGAGGACGCGCAGAAGGACAAACTGGTCGCGCTGGCCAAGGACAAGGACAAGGCGAAGAAGCTCGTGACCGAGGCCGGCAAGATGCTGAAAGAGGCGAAGGGGAAAGAGAACCCCTTCAACTTCAACGGCGCGATCATGGTCGCCCGGCTCGCGCACTTCAACAAACAATTCGACATCGCCGAACCGTTCTACGAGTACCTCGTGGATTCCGCGACGAAGCTCAAGAGCGGCAGCAAGATGGTCCAGGCCTACGAGGGCCTGATCGACATGTACTGGGACAACAAGAAGTACGCGCTCGTGACGGAGACGTGCCAAAAGTTCGTCGACGACATGGGACCGGACGAGTACGAGCAGGCCAAGCCGTTTATCCTCGAGCGGCTCGCGCAATCGACGGCCAAGGAGGGGAAGTTCGACGACGCGCTGCGGCTCGCCGACCTGCTCATCGAGGCCGACAAGGGGGGCTGGTACTTCTTGCAGCTCAAGGGCTGGGTGCTCCGCGAGCAGGGCAAACTGCCGGCCGCGATCGAGACGTACACCGAGTCGCTCGACAAGATCGACGCGAACAAGGTGCTGAAGGCCGACGTGAAGGACCGGTTCAAGGACCGCACGCGGTACATCCTCACCGGGCTGTACGTCGACAACAAGGACGTCGAGAAGGCCGCGAAGAACCTCCAGACGCTCATCAAGCGGAACCCGGACAACGCCACATACAAGAACGACCTCGGGTTCATCTGGGCCGACAACGACCTGAACTTTGAGGAGTCCGAGAAGCTCATCAAGGACGCCATCGATCTCGACAAGAAGGAAAAAGAGAAGCTCAAGAAGGACGGAAAACTGGACGAGGTGAAGCCGAACGCCGCGTACCTCGACAGCCTCGGCTGGGTGCTGTTCAAGCAGAAGAAGTACACGGAGGCGCTGGTGCCGTTGAAGGAGGCCGCGGCCGACGACGAGGACGGCAGTCACCTGGAAATCTGGGACCACCTCGCGGACTGCCACCTGGCGCTGGGCCAGAAGAAGGAGGCCGTCGCCGCGTGGGAGAAGGCGCTCAAGCACGAGGACCTGTCGAAGCGCGACGGCGAGCGCCGGCGCAAGGTGAGCGAGAAGCTCAAGAAGGCCCGGGCGGAGTAG
- a CDS encoding TIGR03067 domain-containing protein: protein MKTFVLVAGLAACFLQPARAADDKIDLAGKYTLVAGKKNGADADETAKKAEYTATGDTFTIKGGEVKFVMKYKLDATATPAAIDMEILEGPDGTKGAKALGIVELKDGTLKLAYSVEKDKRPKDFDGKTGYYFELKKEKAK, encoded by the coding sequence ATGAAAACGTTCGTACTGGTGGCGGGCCTGGCCGCGTGCTTCTTACAGCCCGCGCGGGCGGCCGACGACAAAATCGACCTGGCCGGCAAGTACACGCTGGTGGCCGGCAAGAAGAACGGCGCGGACGCGGACGAAACCGCAAAGAAGGCGGAGTACACCGCGACCGGGGACACGTTCACCATCAAGGGTGGCGAGGTCAAATTCGTGATGAAGTACAAACTCGACGCGACCGCGACACCGGCCGCGATCGACATGGAGATCCTCGAAGGCCCGGACGGGACGAAGGGGGCCAAAGCGCTCGGTATCGTCGAACTCAAGGACGGCACGCTCAAGCTCGCTTACTCGGTCGAGAAGGACAAGCGCCCGAAGGACTTCGACGGCAAAACCGGCTAC